The genomic DNA CCCAACAAAGAGATCATTCCAGGATGAAGAAAGACCTAAGAAGACCAGCGTGGAATATAACAGTTGAATGATCGTGATTCCCAGAATGGTACCTAAGATGGTTCCTTCTCCACCTGTTAATTTTGCTCCTCCAATAACTGCGGCTGCGATAATTGAAAGTTCAGTGCCTACGAGAGAAACAGGATTAACCCAGCGAACTTCGGCTACATAAACTACCCCCATAATGCCAGCCAGCAAGCCAACATATGTGTATACAAAGAAACGGATCAGAAACAGATTAAATCCAACCCGTTTGGCAGATTCCTCTGAATTTCCTAAAGCAAATATTCCACGGCCTAAGAGTGTGCGGTATAGAATGAACCAGGTCACGAAGATCGCTATCACTACCGGGATAATAAAAGCCGACAGTCCGTAGGTGTTTCCCGACGGCGCAACCGCTTCGAATAGCCGGGCTGATCCAAAATTTATGATTGATGAGGGCATTTGACCGGCGTTGATGCTCTTTGTCCCTACCAGAATCGTCATCAAGCCAAAGAAAACACTTGATGTACCCAGAGTGGCAATAAGCGTTGGAAGTCGAAAAAAATGAATAATCAAAGC from Anaerolineae bacterium includes the following:
- a CDS encoding Ribose ABC transport system, permease protein RbsC yields the protein MRTTKRFFTRNEFYLVIIIVMYSIIVAIKNPAFLSFENFFDLLRAASGKLLLALGVLVVLISGGIDVSFTAIAIFGGYASARLMLATGIDSLAFAFLVSVAIGFILGAINALIIHFFRLPTLIATLGTSSVFFGLMTILVGTKSINAGQMPSSIINFGSARLFEAVAPSGNTYGLSAFIIPVVIAIFVTWFILYRTLLGRGIFALGNSEESAKRVGFNLFLIRFFVYTYVGLLAGIMGVVYVAEVRWVNPVSLVGTELSIIAAAVIGGAKLTGGEGTILGTILGITIIQLLYSTLVFLGLSSSWNDLFVGVILLISVSITSYQQRLKSRRNLTFSD